ACTGCAGTAATTCACTGCCTTTTCAGGAACAAATCCTCTTATTTCCTGTTTTATATAAAAAGTACCAGGATAAGATGTGATGTGATATAATGTGATGAGTTAAATTAAATCATTGTTAAACAATTGATTAAACAAATTTTACAATTATATGTACCCTAGAAATCAACTCTTTTTTAATGAATCAAAAAAGCCTTCTGAATTAAAGTAAGGCATCCATTGAAGAGGATTACAATATTTAATAACAAATAATGCGTGAAATATTTTGAAAAGTACGAAAAAGGATTATTTTTGCATTACTAATAAACTGAGTTGAAGAAAATTGTCATTTTTTCATTATTTCTGTCAGGAATTGTTTCTTATGCACAAACAGGAACAAACGTTTTTCCGTTTTTAAATCTTCCTGTATCTGCCAGACAGGCTGCTTTAGGCGGTGATGCCATTTCCATAAGAGATCATGATGTATCCTTTGCCATTGCAAACCCCTCTTTGTTAAATAAAGATTCTGATAACCAGCTTTCTTTAAATGCCAGCGCCTATCTTGCAGATTCCAAGTACGGGACCATTACTTATGCCAAGGACTTTGACAACGGCCACATGGCAACCGTCAATGCAAGGTACATGAACTACGGAGATATCCCCAGGACCGATGAAAGCGGTTTCGAAAACGGAACGTTCAATGCTTCTGATGTAGCCGTAGGGGCCGGCTATGCCTACCAGTTTGAAGAAGACTGGACCATCGGCGGAGGACTGAATTTCATTACCTCAAAAATCGACAGTTATACATCTTCCGCGATCTCAGGAAATGCTGGGGTTACTTACCATAACAGGAAAAATAAAGAAACGGCTTCCCTGGTATTCAGGAATTTCGGGTATCAGTTCAAATCCTTCAACGGGACAAGGGAAAACCTCCCGTTCCGCATTGATATAGGATATACAAAGACTTTAAAAGCCATTCCGCTGGCAGTTACCATTACGGCTCATGACTTACAGGAGTTTGATATTTCGTCTCCGTATAATGTAAACGGCCAGGAAGTAAATGCAGGCAGAAAGATTGCCGACCACTTTTCCCTGGGTGCAGAACTTTTCCCGGAAAAAGGTTTTAACATCAGGCTGGGATATAATGTGAAGAGAGGAAATGAGCTTGCGGTGGCAGACCAGAGAAACTTCTCCGGTATTTCTGCAGGATTCGGAATCAAGATTTCAAGGTTCCGTGTGGATTATGCCCATGTACGGTACCATAATTCTTCCAATGCCAATCAGATCGGGGTTTCTATAGACCTTACCAGCCGGGCCGGTGAATAAATCATTTGCGTACCGCCTCATCTGAATTTAGTTTAAATCAGAAAAAATGCACCAAAAATAAAAACGGCCTCAAGAAATTTCTTGAGGTTTTCTTATTTTTAAGAAAAATTCTTGAAATTTGCAGTATGAAAAAATCTGTTATAGCAATAGACGGCTACTCTTCCACCGGGAAAAGCTCAATATCTAAAATCATTGCCGAAAAACTCGGGCTTGTTCATCTGGATACAGGAGCCCTGTACAGAGGCGTAACCTGGTTTGCGCTGATGAACTGTCTTGATGAAGAAGGTAAGATTGACCTTAATAAGCTATTTTCATCATTCAGCCGGATTGATCTTGAGTTCAGGAATAACCAGGGTGAACTGATTCTTTTTCTTAATCAGGACGATATCTCAAAATCCATCAGGACGAACGAAGTCTCAGAAAACGTAAGCTTTATTGCAAAACAGAAAGAGGTAAGGGATTTTCTGCTCCGGTACCAGCGCAGCCTGGCAGATAACGGCGGGATTATCATGGACGGCCGGGATATAGGTACCGTGGTACTGCCTGGCGCCGATTATAAGTTTTTCATGACAGCCAGTATAGAAGAAAGGACAAAAAGGCGCTATCAGGAACTCATCAGCCTGGGTATTGAAGCGGATGAAAAACAGGTCATGGAAAACCTGATGATCCGTGATAAAATTGACAGCGAACGCGAAATAGCCCCGCTGAAACAGGCTGATGATGCGATTGTTATTGATAATACCAATCTTACCAAAAGAGAGACCATCGACGAGATTCTGTCCTATATCAGTAAGATTTAATATTTTTATAGGGCAGAAACCCCTTTTGGTATGTTAATTGTACATTTCACCACAAGTAAAAGCTAGTATTTATTAACTATTAAAAAAACAAAAAATGTCTAAGAAAAACAATACAGCAGGTGTTTTGGCAGGTCTTCTTGCAGGAGCCGCAGCAGGTGTTATTTTAGGAATGCTTTACGCTCCGGAAGAAGGTAAAGAAACAAGAAAAAAAATCAAGGAAAAGGCAGGAGATCTTAAAGATCAGGCTAAAAATAAGTACGGAGAAGTATCTGAGAAAGTAAAAGACCAGTACGGGAATATTTCTTCAACTTTTAAAGATACCGCCAGCAATGTAGCTCATACGGTAAAAGACGGATATGACAAATACAAAGATCAGATCGTTTCAAAAACTGCGGATGTAGTTAAAAATGTAGAAACTGAACTGAATGACTTAAAATAATAATTTATTCATATAAATTATCCAAAAGGAACTTTATAAACAAAAGTTCCTTTTTTTATAACTTTAAAGAAAAACAATGATTGAAACTTTAAAAGAATATGCGTCTAAAAGGATCGATCTCCTGAAAATTGAAGCTACTGAAAAATCTTCACTTTCAGCCGGAATGATTACGTATTTCGTTCTTATGCTGGTTGCGTTTAGTTTTTTTATCATCCTTTTTAATTTCGGGATTGCCTTCCTTATCGGTGAAGCATTGGGAAATAATTCTTACGGCTTCCTGATTGTAGCAGCTTTTTATATGCTGATCATGATCATCATTATGATATGTAAAAAGAGAGTTGTCAACTTTGTGGCAGACAAGGTTATTAAATTTTTAAATCATTAAACTATGGGCAGAAAGTATGATAGCTTAGAAGAATTAAGAAGAAAGAAAAAGCTGCTGAAAGACGAAGTCAGCGAGCTGGAAAATCTTCTTACATTCAAGAATACGAAAGAAAGCCTGAGTGCATTTACAAATGGTTTAACAGATCAGTACCTGCAGGAAAAAGTAGATGAAGACGGTGAAGAAAAGGTGGTTTTGAGAAAAGATGTGATCGCCAAGCAGATTTCGTCCGAAATCAAAGATGCCCTGATCAGTAAAAAAGCTGCCATGAGTATTGCCAATACAGCAATTAAAAGCGATGCTTTTGATACCCTGATCAAGCTGGGAGTCACTGCCATTGTAGGAAATTATGCCCGGAAAAGCCTGAAGAGTGCCAACTGGAAAAAGAAAATCCTGGGAACGGCAATGATTTACCTCGCCCCTATCGCACTGAGGTTTTTACGTAAAAAACTGGAAACATACCAGAAAAACAAAAGTGTTTCAAGCATGGAACAGTTAATCTGAAAGTCAGACTTAGATTTTAGAAGTCGATAAGATGATGTTTGATTGTAAACTGACTTCTAAAATCTAATGTCTTTCTATTCAGAAAACAGCTGGCCTAAAATAATTCCTGCAGCCATGGAGACATTGAGGCTTTCCGTAGAGCGGGATTTCCCGAATCTTGGGATCATCACACTTTTCTTTAAGTGTTTTTCTGTTTCCGCACGCATGCCGTTTCCTTCATTACCCAGAATAAGATTCATCTTTTCGGGTTTTTGGAAATTATAAATATTCTCCCCTTCCATATCGGTACCAATGTTTACATTTTCTGTTCCGGTTAGATACCCGGTTAAATCTGTATATATTACATTCACTCTGGTAAACGATCCCATACTGGCCATAATTACTTTTGGGTTATAAAAATCTACAGTATCTTCGCTGCAGATGATCTGCTCAATCCCGAACCAGTCTGCCAGCCGGATAATCGTTCCCAGATTGCCCGGATCCTGGATACCGTCCAGCACAAGCTGTATATTCCTGTCTTCGTATTTTACCGCTTCAGAAAGGTAGCAGACTGCTACGGAATCCTTAGGGTTCTGCAGGAAACTTATTTTTTTAAGTTCATTTTCAGAGATATGAATAACAGGGGCATCTGCACGTTCCAGCTTTTGCGGATCGGTAGAAAATATTTCTTTAATTTTAAAGTCAGAATTAAAAAGTTCGCTGATGATTTTGTTGCCCTCAACCAAAAACAAATTGTATTTTTGCCTGAACTTCTTTTTATCTAAAGACTGTAAAACTTTTATTGTATGAGCTGTAAGCATTATAAGAATTCTCCTCAAAAGTATTATAAAATTATATCATTTGCAACATTTGTAGGGCTCCTTTATGCTTGTAGTACCACTAAAAAAGTTCCGGCAGGCGACTTCCTGCTGACGGAGAACAGTTTTGAGTTTGAAGATAAAAAAGCCTTTTTCGATGGCGAGTTAAAAAATTATGTACAGCAGAAACCCAATAAAAGGCAGTTTCTCTTTATGCCGTTAAGCTTATGGCTGTACAACACTGCAGACCCGAAATATGATACGATCCTTAATGAATACATGACCTATCCTAATGAACTGAGAAACCAGAAGCTGAGGGATTCTCTTTTTGTTAAATACAACATGAAAAGCAGTGTCGGGAAAAGCCTCTTCTTTGACAGGCTGTACCACAGCTGGGGCTCTCCTCCGGTAATCCTTGACCAGACAAAAACAGATAAAAGCGCACAGTCCATTGAGAAAAGACTGACCTACCGGGGCTATTGGGATGCCGAAGTGAAGTTTAAGCATGATCTGGATTCTGTTTCCAAGAAAGCTGCCGTTACCTATTTTATCACACATAAAGATCCTACGTACATTAAAGAATACTATTATAATATACCGGATCCGGCTGTGAAAAACGTGTATCAGCAGAAAATCCATGAGAGCCTGGTAAAGCAGGGAGAAATCCTGGATCAGACCGTTCTGGAAAAAGAAGTGACCAGGATCAATGACCTGATGAGGGAATACGGGTATTATAAATTCAATAACCTTGGTGATGAAATTTATTTTGTTGCAGACTCTCTTAAGAGCAGGAAACAGGTTCCTGTAACCCTTGAAATCCACAAGGATTCTCTTAACTCTCCGTATAAAATAGCGACCATCGGCAATATTGATGTGGCTATTGTAGATGACAGCAAAGATTATCCGAAGAACACAAGAATGGACAGCCTGCGGGGCATCAGATTCCATAAAGCTAATAACCAATACGACACAAGGGCAATATGGAGGGCGATAACCGTTGGCTATAAGCAGGTGTATGATCAGAAAAAATTTGATCTCACTAAAAGAAACCTTCTGTCAATGAATAACTTCAGCATTTTAAAATCAAGGGATTCTTTGCGGCACGGCGGCGGCACGGCTCCTAACGACAGCATTATTGATGTGATATACGTACTGAAGCCACTGCCTAAATATGAACTGAAACTGGGAACGGATATCAATTATTCCCAGCTTTTGAATCTTGGAGTCTCGCCTTCTGTGGATTTAACAACCAGAAATATTTTCGGAGGCGCGGAAAACCTTTCCACCAGCCTTGCAGGGACCTTCGGATCGATCAGGAGTACAAAAGATATCGATAAAAGGGTTCTGGCGTACGAAATATCTGCCCAGGCCTCGCTGAATTTCCCAAGGCTGCTGCTTCCTTTTGATTATTATAAATTGCTGCCTAAAAGATACAGCCCTACTTCATCCATTGTACTGGGAGCTTCGGTACAGAACAACATAGGGTT
The sequence above is a segment of the Chryseobacterium sp. JJR-5R genome. Coding sequences within it:
- the porQ gene encoding type IX secretion system protein PorQ, coding for MKKIVIFSLFLSGIVSYAQTGTNVFPFLNLPVSARQAALGGDAISIRDHDVSFAIANPSLLNKDSDNQLSLNASAYLADSKYGTITYAKDFDNGHMATVNARYMNYGDIPRTDESGFENGTFNASDVAVGAGYAYQFEEDWTIGGGLNFITSKIDSYTSSAISGNAGVTYHNRKNKETASLVFRNFGYQFKSFNGTRENLPFRIDIGYTKTLKAIPLAVTITAHDLQEFDISSPYNVNGQEVNAGRKIADHFSLGAELFPEKGFNIRLGYNVKRGNELAVADQRNFSGISAGFGIKISRFRVDYAHVRYHNSSNANQIGVSIDLTSRAGE
- the cmk gene encoding (d)CMP kinase, translating into MKKSVIAIDGYSSTGKSSISKIIAEKLGLVHLDTGALYRGVTWFALMNCLDEEGKIDLNKLFSSFSRIDLEFRNNQGELILFLNQDDISKSIRTNEVSENVSFIAKQKEVRDFLLRYQRSLADNGGIIMDGRDIGTVVLPGADYKFFMTASIEERTKRRYQELISLGIEADEKQVMENLMIRDKIDSEREIAPLKQADDAIVIDNTNLTKRETIDEILSYISKI
- a CDS encoding YtxH domain-containing protein — protein: MSKKNNTAGVLAGLLAGAAAGVILGMLYAPEEGKETRKKIKEKAGDLKDQAKNKYGEVSEKVKDQYGNISSTFKDTASNVAHTVKDGYDKYKDQIVSKTADVVKNVETELNDLK
- a CDS encoding phage holin family protein, which encodes MIETLKEYASKRIDLLKIEATEKSSLSAGMITYFVLMLVAFSFFIILFNFGIAFLIGEALGNNSYGFLIVAAFYMLIMIIIMICKKRVVNFVADKVIKFLNH
- a CDS encoding phosphoribosyl-ATP pyrophosphatase; this encodes MGRKYDSLEELRRKKKLLKDEVSELENLLTFKNTKESLSAFTNGLTDQYLQEKVDEDGEEKVVLRKDVIAKQISSEIKDALISKKAAMSIANTAIKSDAFDTLIKLGVTAIVGNYARKSLKSANWKKKILGTAMIYLAPIALRFLRKKLETYQKNKSVSSMEQLI
- a CDS encoding RNA methyltransferase; the protein is MLTAHTIKVLQSLDKKKFRQKYNLFLVEGNKIISELFNSDFKIKEIFSTDPQKLERADAPVIHISENELKKISFLQNPKDSVAVCYLSEAVKYEDRNIQLVLDGIQDPGNLGTIIRLADWFGIEQIICSEDTVDFYNPKVIMASMGSFTRVNVIYTDLTGYLTGTENVNIGTDMEGENIYNFQKPEKMNLILGNEGNGMRAETEKHLKKSVMIPRFGKSRSTESLNVSMAAGIILGQLFSE
- a CDS encoding BamA/TamA family outer membrane protein; translation: MSCKHYKNSPQKYYKIISFATFVGLLYACSTTKKVPAGDFLLTENSFEFEDKKAFFDGELKNYVQQKPNKRQFLFMPLSLWLYNTADPKYDTILNEYMTYPNELRNQKLRDSLFVKYNMKSSVGKSLFFDRLYHSWGSPPVILDQTKTDKSAQSIEKRLTYRGYWDAEVKFKHDLDSVSKKAAVTYFITHKDPTYIKEYYYNIPDPAVKNVYQQKIHESLVKQGEILDQTVLEKEVTRINDLMREYGYYKFNNLGDEIYFVADSLKSRKQVPVTLEIHKDSLNSPYKIATIGNIDVAIVDDSKDYPKNTRMDSLRGIRFHKANNQYDTRAIWRAITVGYKQVYDQKKFDLTKRNLLSMNNFSILKSRDSLRHGGGTAPNDSIIDVIYVLKPLPKYELKLGTDINYSQLLNLGVSPSVDLTTRNIFGGAENLSTSLAGTFGSIRSTKDIDKRVLAYEISAQASLNFPRLLLPFDYYKLLPKRYSPTSSIVLGASVQNNIGLGRINFNTGLNYLATVNDKVSHRLTLFNTQLSLTKNKDAYYDYFVNDKAVQEEIFNDYFISNPSLQQQFNSGQLTIDEVSRLITLDLNYVSNLDQAGADRFIAFVGTLVNKDRQTQDVLISSFIYNFVYNEIGNKDYPNAFYFNGKVELAGNIFSIFNQKTNEGGIISSPEKTIFGVPYAQFVKFDFDVRKYFKFNNNTLVLRQFLGLGIPYGNSSSMPVIRSYFNGGSNDIRAWVAFGGLGPGDSQIDERVRAYQTENMKLTTNIEFRVPFSDMYEGAVFTDIGNTWSLKNDNAGSGNEFKFNRFIRQMGVGSGFGLRVNVAYITLRVDLAYKMYDPNQPEGDRWRLKNFQPFKPTLNIAFGYPF